A genomic stretch from Helianthus annuus cultivar XRQ/B chromosome 1, HanXRQr2.0-SUNRISE, whole genome shotgun sequence includes:
- the LOC110883545 gene encoding bZIP transcription factor 2 — protein sequence MSSKDYNNLKVDEKKMKRMISNRESARRSRMKKEQHMKDLNDQIFYFTRKRDELLVKIEGTEKANAAMEMENMVLRSKKQELEKRLEYANYVCGWYEGDGDGHVSMSVVQEPWLRPWEQKQPSNSLSVMSSSAGFTIF from the coding sequence ATGTCATCAAAGGATTACAACAACTTAAAGGTGGatgagaagaagatgaagagaatgATCTCGAACCGAGAATCGGCAAGGAGGTCTAGAATGAAGAAAGAACAACACATGAAGGATCTCAATGACCAAATCTTTTACTTCACTAGAAAGAGAGATGAATTGTTAGTGAAAATCGAAGGAACCGAGAAAGCGAATGCGGCGATGGAGATGGAGAACATGGTTTTGAGATCGAAAAAACAAGAGTTGGAGAAAAGATTGGAGTATGCAAACTATGTTTGTGGTTGGTATGAAGGTGATGGTGATGGTCATGTGTCAATGAGTGTTGTTCAAGAACCATGGTTAAGGCCATGGGAGCAGAAGCAGCCTTCTAACTCATTGTCTGTTATGTCATCATCTGCTGGATTTACCATCTTTTGA
- the LOC110940902 gene encoding uncharacterized protein LOC110940902, whose product MCKLEDFDTCAHENVCQNVFWIIHGSPMLKTLAITNCAYVPSAAPLPESLNLKVLEFSDVVYHGLMPVFQLLEGCPNLEHLCLRQSEWDADVSPPRCMVDRMRTVELKRHREEGSAAFALAEYVLQHANRLKKLLITCVEDMPQQDVVRMRKGLTEGSIESM is encoded by the exons ATGTGTAAGTTAGAGGACTTCGACACATGCGCGCACGAGAATGTGTGTCAAAATGTGTTCTGGATTATACATGGATCGCCTATGCTAAAGACCTTGGCAATTACCAATTGTGCTTAT GTACCATCGGCTGCGCCACTACCCGAGTCCCTAAACTTGAAGGTGTTGGAGTTTAGTGACGTTGTGTACCATGGATTAATGCCTGTGTTTCAACTTTTGGAAGGTTGTCCCAATTTGGAGCATCTTTGT CTTCGACAGTCTGAGTGGGACGCAGATGTATCTCCGCCGAGATGCATGGTGGATAGAATGAGGACGGTGGAGCTTAAACGCCATCGTGAGGAGGGGAGTGCAGCGTTTGCGTTGGCAGAGTATGTCTTGCAGCATGCTAACCGGCTGAAGAAACTCTTGATCACATGCGTCGAAGACATGCCACAACAAGATGTGGTGAGGATGCGTAAAGGACTGACGGAGGGCTCAATAGAATCCATGTGA